One window of the Janthinobacterium sp. PAMC25594 genome contains the following:
- a CDS encoding MOSC domain-containing protein: MAILSDIILYPIKSCAGIHLQEAVLTHSGLMSEHVFDREWMVVDEQGRFLTQREHPRMALIVPSIKATTLELRAPGMLRLEIELGLPHPQLAPMLEVQVWDDTVRAYDCDDVTATWFSNAIGVPCRLVRFHPDVVRATSTEWTNGTDGTNGIAAATMFADGYPVLIAGSASLDDVNDKLRAAGREALPMNRFRPNLVIGDIAAFEEDYAAFLQFGATVLKPVKPCSRCPIPSVDQATGVPGPDPLDVMHGYRAKPELDGAICFGMNAIVTDGGDERIVVGQDIGFELAF; encoded by the coding sequence ATGGCTATCCTGTCCGACATCATTCTGTATCCGATCAAATCGTGCGCCGGCATCCACTTGCAGGAGGCAGTGCTCACGCATTCAGGGCTGATGAGCGAGCACGTGTTCGACCGCGAATGGATGGTGGTGGACGAGCAAGGCCGCTTCCTGACCCAGCGCGAACATCCGCGCATGGCGCTGATCGTGCCCTCCATCAAGGCCACCACGCTGGAGCTGCGCGCGCCGGGCATGTTGCGCCTGGAAATCGAGCTGGGCTTGCCGCATCCGCAACTGGCGCCCATGCTGGAAGTGCAGGTGTGGGACGATACCGTGCGCGCCTACGATTGCGACGACGTCACGGCCACCTGGTTTTCCAACGCCATCGGCGTGCCGTGCCGCCTGGTGCGCTTTCACCCGGACGTGGTGCGCGCCACCAGCACGGAATGGACGAATGGGACCGATGGGACGAATGGTATTGCCGCCGCGACCATGTTTGCCGACGGCTACCCGGTGCTGATCGCCGGCAGTGCCTCGCTGGACGATGTCAATGACAAGCTGCGCGCCGCCGGCCGCGAGGCGCTGCCGATGAACCGTTTCCGTCCCAACCTGGTCATCGGCGATATTGCTGCCTTCGAGGAAGACTACGCCGCGTTCCTGCAATTTGGCGCCACCGTGCTAAAACCCGTCAAGCCGTGCTCGCGCTGCCCGATCCCGTCGGTGGACCAGGCCACGGGCGTGCCGGGACCGGACCCGCTCGACGTCATGCATGGCTATCGCGCCAAGCCCGAACTCGATGGCGCCATCTGCTTCGGCATGAACGCCATCGTCACCGACGGCGGCGACGAGCGCATCGTGGTGGGGCAGGACATCGGTTTCGAACTGGCATTTTAA
- the lptB gene encoding LPS export ABC transporter ATP-binding protein, with protein sequence MDNTRCGSTLIVRGLQKTYGKRQVVHDVSLQVECGEVVGLLGPNGAGKTTSFYMIVGLVPSDGGSIDISGVDISRLPIHRRAQMGLSYLPQEASVFRKLTVEDNIRAVLEIQTVEGRPLKKAEIEERLDKLLADLQIEKLRENQALSLSGGERRRVEIARALATDPRFVLLDEPFAGVDPIAVIEIQRIVRFLKERNIGVLITDHNVRETLGICDRAYIINQGSVLASGRPDDIIANESVRRVYLGEHFRM encoded by the coding sequence ATGGACAATACACGTTGCGGCAGCACCCTGATCGTTCGCGGGCTGCAAAAAACCTATGGCAAGCGGCAAGTCGTGCATGATGTCTCGCTGCAAGTCGAATGCGGCGAAGTGGTGGGCTTGCTGGGCCCGAACGGCGCCGGCAAGACCACCTCGTTCTACATGATCGTCGGCCTGGTGCCGTCGGACGGCGGCAGCATCGATATCAGCGGCGTGGACATTTCCCGCCTGCCCATCCACCGCCGCGCGCAGATGGGCCTGTCGTATCTGCCGCAGGAAGCGTCCGTCTTCCGCAAGCTGACGGTGGAAGACAATATCCGCGCCGTGCTGGAAATCCAGACCGTCGAAGGCCGTCCCCTGAAGAAGGCCGAGATCGAAGAGCGCCTGGATAAATTGCTGGCCGACTTGCAAATTGAAAAGTTGCGCGAGAACCAGGCGCTGTCCCTGTCGGGCGGCGAGCGCCGCCGCGTGGAAATCGCCCGCGCGCTGGCCACCGACCCGCGTTTCGTGCTGCTCGACGAGCCGTTCGCCGGCGTCGATCCCATCGCCGTGATCGAGATCCAGCGCATCGTGCGCTTCTTGAAGGAGCGCAATATCGGCGTGCTGATCACCGATCATAATGTGCGCGAGACGCTGGGTATTTGCGACCGTGCCTACATCATCAACCAGGGCTCGGTGCTGGCGTCGGGACGCCCCGACGACATCATCGCGAACGAGTCGGTACGCCGGGTCTATCTGGGCGAACACTTCCGCATGTGA
- a CDS encoding HAD family hydrolase, giving the protein MDSVADNLARAAKVKLMIFDVDGVLTDGSLHFGPDGEMMKTFNVYDGLGIKLLQESGVQTAIISARRSAITARRAQDLGITHVHQGGHDKLTPFRELLALTGLTEEQCGYIGDDVIDAPILRRVGFAVSVPGGRPEALDLAHYVTQAGGGRGAVREICEFLLRAQDNYARVMAPFLE; this is encoded by the coding sequence ATGGATAGCGTAGCGGACAACCTGGCGCGCGCGGCCAAGGTCAAACTGATGATCTTTGACGTCGATGGCGTGCTCACCGACGGCAGCCTGCATTTCGGCCCCGATGGCGAGATGATGAAAACGTTTAATGTGTATGATGGCCTGGGCATCAAGCTGCTGCAGGAATCGGGCGTGCAGACGGCCATCATCAGCGCGCGCCGCTCGGCCATCACGGCGCGCCGCGCGCAAGACCTGGGCATTACCCATGTGCACCAGGGCGGTCACGACAAGCTGACGCCGTTTCGCGAACTGCTGGCGCTGACGGGCTTGACGGAAGAGCAATGCGGCTATATCGGCGACGATGTCATCGATGCGCCCATCCTGCGCCGCGTGGGCTTTGCCGTCAGCGTGCCGGGCGGGCGTCCGGAAGCGCTGGACCTGGCGCACTATGTGACGCAGGCCGGCGGCGGCCGTGGCGCCGTGCGCGAGATCTGCGAATTCCTGCTGCGCGCCCAGGATAACTATGCGCGCGTCATGGCGCCGTTCCTGGAGTGA
- the hpf gene encoding ribosome hibernation-promoting factor, HPF/YfiA family, whose translation MNLTISGHHLEVTPAIREYVQTKLERVKRHFDQVIDIAVILTVDNLKEKEKRQKAEVNLRLSGKTVYVESLAHDLYAAIDTLIDKLDRQVMKYKTKVQGHGKEAIKHLPDNSEEEFAAA comes from the coding sequence ATGAATCTCACCATCAGCGGACATCATCTCGAAGTGACACCAGCCATCCGTGAATACGTACAAACGAAGCTGGAGCGCGTGAAACGTCATTTCGATCAAGTTATCGATATCGCCGTGATTCTGACCGTGGATAACCTCAAAGAGAAAGAAAAACGTCAAAAGGCCGAAGTCAACCTGCGTCTGAGTGGCAAAACCGTCTATGTGGAAAGCCTGGCGCATGACCTGTATGCCGCAATCGATACCCTGATCGACAAGCTGGACAGGCAAGTGATGAAGTACAAAACCAAAGTGCAAGGGCACGGTAAAGAGGCGATCAAGCATCTGCCAGACAACTCGGAAGAAGAATTCGCCGCCGCCTAA
- a CDS encoding 3-hydroxyisobutyryl-CoA hydrolase, with protein MSNFVQTSIRHRTGHIVLDRPKAFNSLSLEMVRALSAVLLAWRDDPQVDAVVIRSSSEKALCAGGDIRFFYDAGLATPQGGSALLEDFFTEEYALNHVIHFYPKPYIAVMDGVVMGGGMGVAQAGPGNRLRIVTGRTRMAMPEVNIGLFPDVGGSYFLSRLAGQLGLYLGLTGLTINAADALYTGLADVYLPEAHMGALLALFESTPGEALPVAIKALAAPFHAEAGISPLAAARAALDRHFSAPSVAAIMVSLAQDDSAFAAKALAAMRLRSPLMMSVTLELLRRGAHLGVADCLRLERSVVRHNFAHGEVLEGVRALVVDKDNAPRWNPASLDEVDAAMVARFFAPVWPASAHPLRHLD; from the coding sequence ATGAGCAACTTCGTCCAGACCTCCATTCGCCACCGCACCGGACACATCGTGCTCGACCGTCCGAAAGCCTTCAATTCCCTGTCGCTGGAGATGGTGCGCGCCCTGAGTGCCGTCTTGCTGGCCTGGCGCGACGATCCGCAGGTGGACGCCGTCGTGATCCGTTCCAGCAGCGAGAAAGCGCTGTGCGCCGGTGGCGATATCCGTTTCTTTTACGATGCGGGCCTGGCTACGCCGCAAGGCGGCAGCGCGTTGCTGGAAGACTTCTTTACGGAAGAATACGCGTTAAATCATGTGATTCACTTCTATCCGAAACCGTATATCGCCGTGATGGATGGCGTGGTGATGGGCGGCGGCATGGGCGTGGCGCAAGCGGGGCCAGGCAACCGCCTGCGCATCGTCACGGGCCGCACTCGCATGGCCATGCCGGAAGTCAATATCGGCCTGTTCCCGGACGTGGGCGGCAGCTATTTCCTGTCCCGCCTGGCGGGCCAGCTGGGTCTGTACCTGGGCTTGACAGGCCTGACGATCAACGCGGCCGATGCCCTGTACACGGGCCTGGCCGATGTGTACCTGCCCGAGGCGCACATGGGAGCGCTGCTGGCCCTGTTCGAATCGACGCCGGGAGAGGCCTTGCCGGTGGCCATCAAGGCCTTGGCGGCACCGTTCCACGCCGAGGCGGGTATTTCTCCTCTGGCCGCGGCGCGCGCGGCGCTGGACCGCCACTTCAGCGCCCCTTCGGTGGCCGCCATCATGGTGTCGCTGGCGCAGGACGACAGCGCGTTCGCGGCGAAGGCCCTGGCGGCCATGCGCCTGCGTTCGCCCTTGATGATGTCGGTGACCCTGGAATTACTGCGGCGCGGTGCCCACCTGGGCGTGGCCGATTGCCTGCGCCTGGAGCGCAGCGTGGTGCGCCACAATTTCGCGCATGGCGAAGTGCTCGAAGGCGTGCGCGCGCTGGTGGTCGACAAGGACAATGCGCCGCGCTGGAACCCCGCCAGCCTGGACGAGGTCGATGCAGCCATGGTGGCGCGTTTCTTTGCGCCCGTCTGGCCGGCGTCAGCGCATCCGCTGCGCCACCTGGATTAA
- the lptC gene encoding LPS export ABC transporter periplasmic protein LptC, which produces MRKPGGAHRWRMIFTVLGAIVFALASFWLLEVMNKNAQNITASKHLDEPDYFITNFSLVRMDLTGKPSYIVSGTKLTHYPLDDSSDIDQPFVRKLTPGMPPMNMNAELAHIDQDNTRLQLYRKVVIDRVASPKAHNLTVRTEALTVFPDEERMETDVPVDILTGASRINGIGMKANNATGVVEVQNALRMVLPPKPRPAAAAK; this is translated from the coding sequence ATGCGTAAGCCAGGAGGCGCCCATCGCTGGCGCATGATTTTTACCGTGCTGGGGGCCATCGTCTTTGCGCTGGCCAGCTTCTGGCTGCTGGAAGTGATGAACAAGAATGCCCAGAACATCACGGCCAGCAAGCATCTCGATGAGCCAGATTATTTCATCACCAATTTCAGCCTGGTGCGCATGGACTTGACGGGTAAACCCAGTTATATCGTCTCGGGCACCAAGCTCACGCATTACCCGCTCGACGATTCATCCGATATCGACCAGCCTTTCGTGCGCAAGCTGACGCCAGGCATGCCGCCGATGAACATGAATGCGGAACTGGCGCATATCGACCAGGACAATACCCGGCTGCAACTGTACCGCAAAGTCGTGATCGACCGCGTGGCCAGTCCGAAGGCGCATAACCTGACAGTCAGGACGGAAGCGCTGACGGTATTCCCGGATGAGGAAAGAATGGAAACGGACGTGCCTGTCGATATCCTGACGGGCGCCTCGCGCATCAATGGCATCGGCATGAAGGCCAATAACGCCACCGGCGTGGTGGAAGTGCAGAATGCGCTGCGCATGGTCCTCCCGCCGAAACCGCGCCCGGCCGCGGCGGCAAAATGA
- a CDS encoding RNA polymerase factor sigma-54 — protein sequence MKQSLQLRTSQHLALTPQLQQSIRLLQLSTLELHQELEQLLTDNPLLERLDDPLDRSLRLLSDGALSSTAAPAEAPPQPPGQEAPAAPAEAETFDGEAGDSPAAADGGDSDWSEASRGKAPDDEDSRPQLEAHHCTLREHLMEQMRVTVLELRDRALVELIIDALDDNGYLEESLDDILARLPEELEIDADEMRTALSLLQSFDPPGVGARNASECLALQIKRLPHVAMVTRRMALVIVEKHLAWFAQRDFNKLKKALDCDEEDLREAQTVIRQCNPHPGAVFASDVSDYVVPDVVVKRARNGWQVTLNNDVMPRLRVNAMYANLLKQGKGEGAMGAQLQEAKWLIKNMRQRFDTILRVAQAIVERQKNFFSHGAVAMRPLVLREIADTLGLHESTISRVTTQKYMLTPHGMFELKYFFGSHVATEAGGEASSTAIRALIVQLTGAEDPKNPLSDSKIADMLGEQGMVIARRTVAKYREALKIPPVSLRKCL from the coding sequence ATGAAACAATCATTGCAGCTGCGCACCTCGCAGCACCTGGCACTGACGCCGCAGTTGCAGCAATCGATACGCCTGCTGCAATTGTCTACCCTGGAATTGCACCAGGAACTCGAGCAACTGCTGACGGACAATCCCTTGCTCGAGCGCCTCGACGATCCGCTCGACCGTTCGCTGCGCCTGCTGTCCGACGGGGCCCTGAGTTCCACGGCCGCGCCGGCCGAAGCGCCGCCCCAGCCGCCAGGCCAGGAGGCGCCCGCAGCGCCAGCCGAAGCGGAAACCTTTGACGGCGAGGCGGGTGACAGCCCGGCCGCCGCGGACGGCGGCGACAGCGACTGGAGCGAGGCGAGCCGGGGCAAGGCGCCCGACGACGAAGATTCGCGTCCGCAACTGGAGGCCCATCACTGCACCCTGCGCGAACACCTGATGGAGCAGATGCGCGTGACGGTGCTCGAATTGCGTGACCGCGCGCTGGTCGAGCTGATCATCGACGCGCTCGACGACAATGGCTACCTGGAAGAGTCACTCGACGACATCCTGGCGCGCCTGCCGGAAGAGCTGGAAATCGACGCCGACGAGATGCGCACGGCCTTGTCCCTGCTGCAAAGTTTCGATCCGCCGGGCGTGGGCGCGCGCAATGCATCCGAATGCCTGGCGTTGCAAATCAAGCGCTTGCCGCACGTCGCCATGGTGACGCGGCGCATGGCCCTCGTCATCGTGGAAAAGCACCTGGCCTGGTTTGCCCAGCGCGATTTCAACAAGCTGAAAAAAGCCCTCGATTGCGACGAGGAAGACTTGCGTGAAGCGCAGACGGTGATTCGCCAGTGTAATCCGCATCCGGGCGCCGTGTTTGCCTCGGACGTGTCCGATTACGTGGTGCCCGACGTCGTCGTCAAGCGCGCGCGCAATGGCTGGCAAGTCACCCTGAACAATGACGTCATGCCGCGCCTGCGCGTCAACGCCATGTACGCCAACCTGCTCAAGCAGGGCAAGGGCGAGGGCGCCATGGGTGCACAGTTGCAGGAAGCCAAGTGGCTGATCAAGAATATGCGCCAGCGCTTCGACACGATCCTGCGCGTGGCGCAGGCGATAGTAGAAAGACAAAAGAACTTTTTCTCGCATGGGGCCGTTGCCATGCGCCCCCTTGTGCTCCGTGAAATAGCTGATACACTGGGTTTACACGAGAGTACTATCTCGCGGGTAACAACTCAAAAGTACATGCTGACCCCGCACGGCATGTTCGAGTTGAAATATTTCTTTGGTAGCCACGTCGCCACCGAAGCGGGGGGCGAAGCGTCATCGACGGCGATACGGGCATTGATCGTGCAACTGACAGGAGCAGAAGACCCTAAAAATCCTTTATCCGACAGTAAGATTGCGGACATGCTGGGGGAACAAGGCATGGTGATTGCGCGACGTACTGTTGCCAAATACCGGGAAGCGTTGAAAATTCCGCCAGTGAGCCTGCGTAAGTGTTTGTAA
- a CDS encoding diguanylate cyclase, with protein MNQAIPPDPRIASLEAENQALRARMAFLLEQVERNHDIMCRHQAFDLEIVSASTFPELIGTIFRTLPVISDLDGVTLSLLDEDDDIVLVMEKLGVDFSAFPQLLFVHAVAELGFALPAPVAEGEAASPPLPLLGQFDAAVHGSRFPQISALRSVALVPLLRNKRLIGSLNLASGDVTRFTPSLGTDFIKHMASIIAICLENVISNEMLKYIGLTDSLTGVYNRRYIDRRLLEEIARARRQNYCISCMYIDIDHFKRVNDTYGHQGGDEVLREVATRIRTELRRSDALGRFGGEEFVVLLIDADLDSATFVAERIRASIAGTMFDLPGSAQAWVSVSIGVASLEADAALLPIETVAQQLVAHADQALYQAKAGGRNKVISWQAQIG; from the coding sequence ATGAATCAAGCAATACCGCCGGACCCGCGCATTGCCAGCCTCGAAGCCGAAAACCAGGCCTTGCGCGCGCGCATGGCTTTCCTGCTGGAACAGGTCGAGCGCAACCATGACATCATGTGCCGCCACCAGGCGTTTGACCTGGAAATCGTCAGCGCGTCCACCTTTCCCGAGTTGATCGGCACCATTTTCCGCACCTTGCCCGTGATCTCCGACCTCGACGGCGTCACCTTGAGCCTGCTCGACGAGGATGACGATATCGTGCTGGTGATGGAAAAGCTGGGCGTCGATTTCAGCGCCTTTCCGCAGTTGCTGTTCGTGCATGCCGTGGCGGAGCTGGGTTTTGCTTTGCCGGCGCCCGTGGCCGAAGGGGAAGCGGCCTCGCCGCCGTTGCCCCTGCTGGGACAGTTCGACGCCGCCGTGCATGGTTCCCGCTTTCCGCAGATCAGCGCTTTGCGTAGCGTGGCGCTGGTGCCCTTGCTGCGCAACAAGCGGCTGATTGGCAGCCTGAACCTGGCCAGCGGCGACGTGACGCGCTTCACGCCTTCGCTGGGCACGGATTTTATCAAGCACATGGCCTCCATCATCGCCATTTGCCTGGAAAACGTGATCAGCAATGAAATGCTGAAATACATCGGCTTGACCGATTCCCTGACGGGCGTCTATAACCGCCGCTATATCGACCGCCGGCTGCTGGAAGAAATCGCCCGCGCGCGGCGCCAGAATTATTGCATTTCGTGTATGTATATCGATATCGACCATTTTAAACGGGTCAATGACACCTATGGCCACCAGGGCGGCGATGAAGTGCTGCGCGAAGTGGCCACGCGCATCCGCACGGAATTGCGCCGCTCCGATGCGCTGGGCCGCTTCGGCGGCGAGGAATTCGTCGTCCTGCTGATCGATGCCGACCTCGACAGCGCGACCTTTGTTGCCGAACGCATCCGCGCCAGCATTGCCGGCACCATGTTTGACTTGCCGGGCAGCGCGCAAGCGTGGGTCAGCGTGTCGATCGGTGTGGCCAGCCTGGAAGCGGACGCGGCGCTGCTACCCATCGAAACGGTGGCGCAGCAGCTGGTGGCGCACGCCGACCAGGCCCTGTACCAGGCCAAGGCGGGCGGCCGCAACAAGGTCATCAGCTGGCAGGCGCAGATCGGCTGA
- the lptA gene encoding lipopolysaccharide transport periplasmic protein LptA: MKNILLLTVFSLAVMGVAHAEKADSEKEAVITARSGHVDDVKQVRTLTGDVVLVKGTLTMKAGRALITEDPQGYQFITFWADPGKLATFRQKRDGAGDLWVEGEAERVEYDNKTEVVKLFSKAKLTRLEGTKVTDVANGAFISYDSRKEVFKMENSDSGTSTPDGGSVRMVIQPKPKTPATPAPGKN; encoded by the coding sequence ATGAAGAATATCTTGCTGTTGACCGTATTTTCTCTGGCCGTGATGGGCGTGGCGCATGCCGAAAAGGCCGATTCCGAGAAGGAAGCCGTCATCACGGCACGTAGCGGCCACGTCGATGACGTCAAGCAGGTGCGTACCCTGACGGGCGATGTCGTGCTGGTCAAGGGTACCTTGACCATGAAGGCGGGCCGGGCCCTGATCACGGAAGACCCGCAAGGCTACCAGTTCATCACGTTCTGGGCCGATCCCGGCAAGCTGGCCACCTTCCGCCAGAAGCGCGATGGCGCGGGCGACCTGTGGGTCGAAGGCGAGGCGGAGCGCGTGGAATACGACAACAAGACGGAAGTGGTGAAACTGTTTTCCAAGGCCAAGCTGACGCGCCTGGAAGGCACGAAAGTGACCGACGTGGCCAACGGCGCCTTCATCTCGTATGACAGCCGCAAGGAAGTATTCAAAATGGAAAATTCCGACAGCGGCACCAGCACGCCGGATGGCGGCAGCGTGCGCATGGTGATCCAGCCGAAGCCCAAGACGCCGGCCACGCCCGCGCCAGGAAAGAACTAA
- a CDS encoding monovalent cation:proton antiporter family protein, which yields MFSSLELTLMLLGSAVLGVVAFRMLHLPPMLGYLAVGIVIGPHALGLAAENEASHTLAEFGVVFLMFSIGLEFSLPKFLAMRRIVFGLGMAQVVTTIIATVVFGWFVGRYLSAYIHLSWQAAFALGGALAMSSTAIVSKMLTERLELESEHGRKIIGILLFQDLAVVPLLILIPALTRDSDNLAETLAWAGGKALVVLILLLFIGQKMVRGWLTIVAKRRSQELFMLNLLLITLGAAWITERAGLSLALGAFVAGMLISETEFKHQVEEDIKPFRDVLLGLFFITVGMLLNIRVVLDNWWLVLLLLCGPVLLKFALIAGLARLFGSSTGVSLRTGLALAQAGEFGFVLLNLAGGIKLMDPFVVQVVLASMVLSMLVAPFLIAKSDAIVMKLAANDWMMQSLALTKIATRTMASQKHVLIAGFGRSGQSLATLLAEEKIEYHALDLDPERVQEAQLAGAHVSYGDAGRRESLVAAGIYRASAVVITYANTPSALKLLHLLNDMAPTLPVIVRSHDDSDLDQLKKAGAAEVVPELMEGSLMLASHALIMMGVPLRRVVHRVQAAREERYASLRGYFHGSSDAGDDAELERLHTVTVSEGAQCVGLPLSTVDVAGCGAFVTAIRRGRGRLDITPETQLASGDVVVLRGTADAVAKAETLLLK from the coding sequence ATGTTTTCCTCGCTTGAACTGACCCTGATGTTACTCGGCAGCGCCGTGCTGGGCGTGGTCGCTTTCAGAATGTTGCACTTGCCGCCCATGCTGGGCTACCTGGCCGTCGGCATCGTCATCGGCCCCCACGCGCTGGGCCTGGCAGCCGAGAACGAAGCGAGCCATACCCTGGCCGAATTCGGTGTCGTCTTCCTGATGTTTTCCATCGGGCTCGAGTTTTCACTTCCCAAGTTTCTCGCCATGCGGCGCATCGTCTTCGGCCTTGGCATGGCGCAGGTGGTCACCACCATCATCGCCACCGTCGTCTTCGGCTGGTTCGTCGGACGCTACCTGTCCGCCTACATCCACCTGAGCTGGCAAGCCGCCTTCGCCCTGGGCGGCGCGCTGGCCATGTCGTCGACGGCCATCGTCTCGAAAATGCTCACGGAACGGCTGGAACTCGAAAGCGAACACGGCCGCAAAATCATCGGCATTCTGCTGTTCCAGGACCTGGCCGTGGTACCGCTGCTGATCCTGATTCCCGCCCTCACGCGCGATTCCGACAACCTGGCCGAAACCCTGGCCTGGGCCGGCGGCAAGGCCCTGGTCGTGCTGATCTTGCTGCTGTTTATCGGCCAGAAGATGGTGCGCGGCTGGTTGACCATCGTCGCCAAGCGCCGCTCGCAGGAATTGTTCATGCTCAACCTGCTGCTGATCACCCTGGGCGCGGCCTGGATCACGGAACGGGCGGGGCTGTCGCTGGCCCTGGGGGCGTTTGTTGCCGGCATGCTCATTTCCGAGACGGAATTCAAGCACCAGGTGGAAGAGGATATCAAACCGTTCCGCGATGTGCTGCTGGGCCTGTTCTTCATCACCGTCGGCATGCTGCTCAACATCCGCGTGGTGCTCGATAACTGGTGGCTGGTCTTGCTGCTGTTGTGCGGCCCCGTGCTGCTGAAATTTGCCCTCATCGCAGGGCTGGCCAGGCTGTTCGGCTCATCGACGGGCGTGTCATTGCGCACGGGCCTGGCGCTGGCGCAGGCGGGCGAATTCGGCTTCGTGCTGCTGAACCTGGCAGGCGGCATCAAGCTGATGGACCCGTTCGTCGTACAGGTAGTGCTGGCCTCGATGGTGCTGTCGATGCTGGTGGCGCCCTTCCTCATCGCCAAGTCCGATGCCATCGTCATGAAACTGGCGGCCAACGACTGGATGATGCAATCGCTGGCACTGACCAAGATCGCCACGCGCACCATGGCGTCGCAGAAACACGTGCTGATCGCCGGCTTCGGGCGCAGCGGCCAAAGCCTGGCCACCCTGCTGGCGGAAGAAAAGATCGAATACCACGCGCTGGACCTGGACCCGGAACGGGTGCAGGAAGCACAGCTGGCTGGCGCCCACGTCTCGTATGGCGACGCGGGCCGGCGCGAAAGCCTGGTCGCGGCCGGTATCTACCGGGCCAGCGCCGTGGTGATCACCTATGCGAATACGCCCTCGGCACTGAAGTTACTGCATTTGCTCAACGATATGGCGCCGACCTTGCCCGTCATCGTGCGCAGCCACGACGACAGCGACCTCGACCAGTTGAAGAAAGCGGGCGCGGCCGAAGTGGTGCCGGAATTGATGGAAGGCAGCCTGATGCTCGCCTCGCACGCGCTGATCATGATGGGCGTGCCCCTGCGCCGCGTGGTGCACCGGGTGCAGGCGGCACGCGAGGAACGCTATGCGTCCCTGCGCGGCTATTTCCACGGCTCCAGCGACGCGGGCGACGATGCCGAGCTGGAACGCCTGCATACAGTCACCGTCAGCGAGGGCGCGCAGTGCGTCGGCTTGCCGTTAAGCACGGTCGACGTGGCCGGCTGCGGCGCGTTTGTCACGGCCATCCGCCGCGGCCGCGGCCGCCTCGATATCACGCCAGAGACGCAGCTGGCCAGCGGCGACGTGGTGGTGCTGCGCGGCACGGCCGATGCCGTGGCCAAGGCCGAAACGTTATTATTGAAATAG
- a CDS encoding SIS domain-containing protein: MSVTHEKTMLKAFDRIDMQATTERAVALARTTLQIESDAIVALRARLATDDSVGRAVAMLLQCKGRVVVSGIGKSGHIARKIAATLASTGTPALFVHPAEAAHGDLGMVTSDDAFIAISYSGESAELMAIMPVVKRMGGVLISMTGKPHSSLAQLADVHLDISVEKEACPLNLAPTASTTVTLALGDAIAVALLDLRGFKEEDFARSHPGGALGRRLLTHVHDVMRSGERVPKVPVDASLLQALEEMTKKGMGMTAVVDADDRPVGVFTDGDLRRMFERVQDFTQVAIRDVMHAQPRSIAPERLAVDAVAVMEQFRINQMLVVDADGKLVGALHIHDLTQAKVI, from the coding sequence ATGAGTGTAACCCATGAAAAAACAATGCTGAAAGCTTTTGATCGAATTGACATGCAAGCGACGACCGAGCGCGCCGTCGCGCTGGCACGCACCACCTTGCAGATCGAGTCCGACGCCATCGTAGCGCTGCGCGCGCGCCTGGCCACGGACGACAGCGTGGGCCGCGCCGTGGCGATGTTGCTGCAATGCAAAGGGAGAGTCGTCGTCTCCGGCATCGGCAAGTCCGGCCATATCGCGCGCAAGATTGCCGCCACCCTCGCTTCCACCGGCACGCCGGCCCTGTTCGTGCATCCGGCCGAAGCGGCCCATGGTGACCTGGGCATGGTCACCTCGGACGATGCTTTTATTGCCATCTCGTACTCCGGCGAATCGGCGGAACTGATGGCCATCATGCCCGTCGTCAAGCGCATGGGCGGCGTGCTCATTTCCATGACGGGCAAACCGCATTCCAGCCTGGCCCAGCTGGCCGATGTGCACCTGGATATTTCTGTTGAGAAAGAAGCCTGTCCGCTGAATCTGGCGCCGACGGCCAGCACCACCGTCACCCTGGCCTTGGGCGATGCGATCGCCGTGGCCTTGCTCGACTTGCGCGGCTTCAAGGAAGAGGATTTCGCCCGTTCGCACCCGGGCGGCGCCCTGGGCCGCCGCCTGCTCACGCACGTGCATGACGTCATGCGCAGCGGCGAACGGGTGCCCAAGGTGCCCGTGGACGCTTCCTTGCTGCAGGCGCTGGAAGAAATGACGAAGAAGGGCATGGGCATGACGGCCGTCGTCGATGCGGATGACCGCCCCGTGGGCGTGTTTACGGATGGCGATTTGCGCCGCATGTTCGAGCGCGTGCAGGATTTCACGCAAGTGGCGATTCGCGACGTCATGCATGCGCAGCCGCGCAGCATCGCGCCCGAACGCCTGGCCGTCGATGCCGTGGCCGTGATGGAGCAGTTCCGCATCAACCAGATGCTGGTCGTCGATGCCGACGGCAAGCTGGTGGGCGCGCTGCATATCCATGATCTGACGCAAGCGAAGGTGATCTGA